From the Phycisphaerae bacterium genome, one window contains:
- a CDS encoding S8 family peptidase, with the protein MRSHDLLWLSAAIGLLPAIGLTMGQGCVTVDVDSDWDGFTDKEEINNDPPTDPFDPLDTPFNVVDSDGDGCSDYGESEFGHCDGNPSTPVARVSVRGSVSVGNTLVVDGDTADASNPTVYNDMVSPGGAQAVPNPCTVGGFLGSISGSDDLRDVYMVQMAGGQRATLLLADPNDNDFDLYLYDESGAQLLDSSEGLGKAEQVTAPANGTYLIEVRGYSVIHDNDQGGLYSLLVGESLTTSVTVQAQRDRLSSLFPHAEGEILVKYAETVKSARAATQKRIGLEELNDGSNSGGFHRLRLNREAMDAYKSVARARAAGGGMAAEISPTIAAIKALRRQAGVECAEPNYIRRAFAVPNDEFYGYQWHYRLISLPEAWNITTGSSSVIVAVIDTGVALGHPDLAGQLTTGYDFISSVTTSMDGNGIDADPDDPGDSAGYGISSSFHGTHVAGTIAARTNNTTGVAGVAWNARIMPLRVLGRAGEGTDYDIAQAVRYAARLSNDSGTLPARRADIINMSLGGPGSSSVLTNAVVAARQAGAIIVTAAGNEATSADNSFPGAINGVVNVSAVDQLRHLASYSNFGSTVAVCAPGGDLNADRDGDGVSDGVLSTIRKDDGRYTYAFYDGTSMACPHVAGVASLMKAVNPDLTPADFDQLLAGTHPGTSVKIVDDLGIAGRDAYFGYGLINAPNAIRAASEIAGSGVSDAPLLRVVPQDISLGSVLTSAEVTVSNVGGGTLIVSSVVSSKSWISVSPSSGGEGSYEITVDRTGLANGVYSGSVTFVSNDGNATVTVRMTVGSITMTGGNVGTVYVLLVDPDTLEAYAQDETDVSENYEFSFDDVYAGNYRLYAGSDLNNDSYIDDEGEAFGGYPVLSKTEVLDIGADLGGLSFSVNYRINVQKAAPLSVPGASVGPRPRLKRLR; encoded by the coding sequence AGAGTCTCTGTTCGCGGTTCGGTGAGTGTCGGCAACACGCTTGTTGTGGACGGCGATACAGCCGACGCCAGCAACCCCACCGTTTACAACGACATGGTCAGTCCCGGCGGTGCTCAGGCCGTGCCCAATCCCTGCACGGTCGGGGGTTTTCTCGGGAGCATCTCCGGCAGTGACGACCTGCGCGACGTGTACATGGTTCAGATGGCGGGCGGTCAGCGAGCAACGTTGTTGCTTGCGGATCCGAATGATAATGATTTTGACCTTTATCTTTATGACGAATCGGGCGCTCAGTTGCTTGATAGTTCGGAGGGTCTCGGCAAGGCCGAGCAAGTGACCGCTCCTGCCAATGGTACCTACCTGATCGAGGTTCGCGGTTACAGTGTTATTCACGACAATGACCAAGGCGGTCTCTACTCACTGTTAGTCGGCGAGAGCCTGACCACATCGGTGACCGTCCAGGCACAGCGGGATCGGCTATCGAGTCTGTTTCCGCACGCGGAAGGCGAGATACTGGTCAAGTACGCTGAGACCGTCAAGTCTGCGCGAGCGGCGACACAGAAGCGCATCGGTCTGGAAGAGCTTAACGACGGCAGCAACTCCGGCGGGTTTCACAGGCTGCGGTTGAATCGTGAGGCGATGGACGCATACAAGTCCGTGGCCCGAGCTCGCGCGGCAGGGGGAGGCATGGCGGCCGAGATCTCGCCGACCATTGCGGCAATCAAGGCTCTGCGCCGACAAGCGGGCGTCGAATGCGCCGAACCCAACTACATACGCCGCGCCTTCGCGGTGCCGAACGACGAATTCTACGGTTACCAGTGGCACTACCGCCTGATCAGTCTGCCGGAGGCCTGGAACATTACCACGGGCAGCTCCAGTGTCATCGTGGCGGTGATTGATACGGGCGTTGCGCTCGGTCATCCCGACCTGGCGGGGCAGTTGACCACGGGCTACGACTTTATCAGCAGCGTGACCACGTCGATGGACGGCAACGGGATCGATGCGGACCCGGATGATCCGGGCGATTCGGCGGGCTACGGTATTTCCAGCAGTTTTCATGGGACGCACGTTGCCGGCACGATCGCCGCCCGCACCAACAACACGACGGGCGTGGCGGGAGTTGCCTGGAACGCGCGCATCATGCCTTTACGGGTACTGGGCCGAGCCGGCGAGGGCACGGACTACGACATTGCCCAGGCCGTGCGTTACGCGGCTCGTTTGAGCAACGACTCGGGGACGTTGCCGGCGAGGCGGGCGGACATCATCAACATGAGCCTCGGCGGGCCGGGTTCATCGAGCGTTCTGACCAATGCCGTTGTTGCAGCCCGGCAGGCCGGTGCGATCATCGTCACCGCCGCGGGCAATGAGGCCACCAGCGCCGACAATTCGTTCCCCGGGGCGATCAACGGCGTAGTCAATGTCAGCGCGGTGGACCAGCTTCGTCATCTCGCGTCGTACTCCAATTTCGGCTCGACGGTGGCGGTTTGCGCACCGGGGGGCGATCTGAATGCGGACCGCGACGGCGACGGCGTGAGCGACGGCGTGCTCAGCACGATCAGGAAGGACGACGGGCGATACACGTATGCCTTTTATGACGGTACCTCGATGGCTTGCCCGCATGTGGCCGGCGTGGCGTCCCTGATGAAGGCCGTGAATCCGGACCTGACGCCCGCCGATTTCGACCAACTCCTGGCCGGAACGCACCCGGGGACTTCGGTGAAGATCGTGGATGATCTTGGGATTGCCGGGCGTGACGCCTATTTCGGCTATGGTTTGATCAACGCGCCGAATGCGATCCGGGCCGCGTCGGAAATCGCGGGCTCGGGGGTGTCTGACGCGCCGTTGCTGCGGGTCGTGCCGCAGGACATCTCTTTGGGTTCGGTCTTGACGTCGGCGGAGGTGACGGTGAGCAACGTGGGGGGCGGCACGCTGATCGTGAGCAGTGTGGTTTCGTCCAAGAGCTGGATTTCGGTGAGCCCTTCCTCGGGCGGGGAGGGCAGCTATGAAATCACGGTGGACCGCACGGGTCTGGCGAACGGCGTCTACTCGGGCTCGGTCACCTTTGTATCCAACGACGGCAATGCGACCGTCACGGTCCGGATGACCGTAGGTTCGATCACGATGACGGGCGGCAACGTGGGCACGGTGTATGTGCTTCTTGTGGATCCTGACACGCTCGAAGCCTACGCCCAGGATGAGACGGACGTGTCGGAGAACTATGAGTTCTCTTTTGATGACGTCTACGCCGGCAATTATCGTCTTTACGCCGGGTCGGATCTCAATAATGACAGTTACATTGATGACGAAGGTGAGGCGTTCGGCGGATATCCGGTGCTTTCCAAGACTGAGGTTCTGGACATTGGCGCGGATCTTGGCGGACTGTCGTTCAGCGTGAATTACCGGATCAACGTTCAGAAGGCGGCGCCGCTGAGTGTGCCCGGGGCCTCGGTGGGGCCGAGGCCGCGATTGAAACGACTGCGGTGA
- a CDS encoding ASKHA domain-containing protein has product MAQLIFNGKHVDIAVGESLLAAIARSGDAAHAVASSCPAAGRCKECIVQVLAGNEALNDWTEPEAFLRHQSDSETIIHRLACQARVAQTDAVIRVEAFKRKLDIAVNGRPADDAFDPWITCNQGRLFCDDKQFGDCAGPIYGLALDIGTTTVVLHLVELQTGNTLDMRAFENPQRFGGSDVIHRISYDGHNPGRLHRTIIAYLNREIRALPVDPKGIVAVVVAGNPTMRDLFLGLDVQSIGRSPFMSTTQVDLLAGRRPTTAVWTTGQELGIEIHPQGRVYAMPLISNHVGADTAAALATLPLNDQPFMMIDIGTNTEVVAGCGDRLMAASCAAGPAFEGGRLGCGMAACEGAVTRMRRRPGGWNLSVIGDGPARGICGSGLVDILAELRRTNEIDPLGRFDNGQTHVTVADNPPLRFTRRDAGELAQTKAAIGLGQTVLLRHLRISPRDLRAYYLAGAFANHIDLESGRRIGLLLPVPDERVIRIGNASVEGAKGVLRSRFCRDRIEHLVGRIEHVELEKEPDFFDLFAEMTQLQPIT; this is encoded by the coding sequence ATGGCACAACTGATCTTCAACGGAAAACATGTTGATATCGCCGTGGGTGAGTCGCTGCTTGCGGCAATCGCCCGCTCTGGCGATGCGGCTCATGCGGTGGCCAGCTCATGCCCGGCAGCCGGTCGCTGCAAAGAATGCATCGTCCAGGTGCTCGCCGGAAACGAGGCCCTGAACGACTGGACCGAGCCGGAAGCCTTCCTCCGTCATCAAAGCGACAGCGAAACCATCATTCATCGGCTTGCCTGTCAGGCAAGAGTCGCTCAGACAGATGCCGTGATCCGCGTCGAGGCCTTCAAACGAAAGCTCGACATCGCCGTGAACGGTCGCCCGGCCGATGACGCATTTGATCCGTGGATCACCTGCAACCAGGGACGCTTGTTTTGCGACGACAAGCAGTTCGGCGACTGCGCCGGTCCAATCTACGGACTGGCGCTGGATATCGGGACAACAACCGTCGTACTTCACCTTGTCGAGTTGCAGACGGGCAACACCCTCGACATGCGGGCATTCGAGAACCCCCAGCGCTTCGGCGGCAGCGACGTCATCCATCGGATCTCGTACGACGGCCATAATCCGGGCCGGCTTCACCGCACCATCATCGCTTATCTCAACCGCGAAATCCGTGCGCTGCCGGTCGACCCCAAAGGTATCGTAGCCGTCGTGGTGGCCGGTAACCCGACGATGCGAGATCTGTTCCTCGGCCTCGACGTGCAATCCATCGGCCGGTCACCTTTCATGTCCACAACCCAGGTCGATCTGCTGGCCGGCCGGCGCCCAACTACCGCCGTGTGGACGACCGGTCAGGAGTTGGGAATCGAGATCCACCCCCAAGGGCGCGTCTACGCCATGCCGCTGATCTCCAACCACGTCGGGGCCGACACGGCCGCAGCCCTGGCCACCCTGCCGCTCAACGACCAACCATTCATGATGATCGACATCGGCACGAACACGGAGGTCGTCGCCGGCTGCGGTGATCGGCTGATGGCGGCCTCATGCGCCGCCGGGCCGGCTTTCGAGGGCGGACGCCTCGGATGCGGAATGGCCGCATGTGAGGGAGCTGTCACCCGAATGCGCCGCCGGCCGGGCGGCTGGAATCTCTCAGTCATCGGCGACGGCCCGGCCAGGGGAATCTGCGGGTCCGGACTCGTCGACATCCTGGCCGAGCTTCGACGAACCAACGAGATCGACCCACTCGGGCGCTTCGACAACGGTCAGACCCACGTGACAGTGGCCGACAACCCTCCCCTGCGATTTACGCGCCGCGATGCCGGCGAGCTGGCCCAAACGAAGGCAGCCATCGGCTTGGGGCAGACGGTCTTGCTGCGGCACCTGCGCATCAGCCCGCGCGACCTGCGGGCATACTACCTGGCGGGGGCGTTCGCCAATCATATCGATCTGGAAAGCGGCCGGCGGATCGGCTTGTTGCTGCCTGTGCCCGATGAGCGCGTCATTCGTATCGGCAACGCCAGCGTCGAGGGCGCCAAGGGCGTGCTGCGAAGCCGCTTCTGCCGCGACCGAATCGAGCATCTGGTGGGGCGTATTGAACACGTCGAATTGGAAAAGGAGCCGGACTTCTTCGACCTGTTCGCCGAGATGACTCAATTGCAGCCGATCACTTGA
- a CDS encoding uroporphyrinogen decarboxylase family protein has product MMTSRERILAAIDHREPDRLPIDCGAMRSTGIQAVAYGRLKAYLGVKEGQTRVFDVIQQLAEPEDFYLERFRVDAINAGRDFDPNGWKDWVLPDGSPCQIPRHIDFRPDNGDWVAVDAQGKELARMIAGSTYFSQTHYPFNRDDWPDLLDRIGGCMGEVCWGALAEPIYAGGLSDDNLERIAAHVARLRQTTDKAIMIAFGANLFEWSAYLRRMDNALMDLAAELDKAEALLDKLVETHLAGLDRLLPVLGDNVDLIQLGDDLGMEAGPFFSPELFRKIFKPRYKAIIDRVHTLAPNIRVFLHSCGSIYKLLGDLIEVGVQVINPVQISARDMEPARLKKEFGKDVTFWGGGCDTQKVLPRGTPQEVRDHVRRNIDLLAPGGGFVFTQVHNILSEVPPANIVAMYEEATKS; this is encoded by the coding sequence ATGATGACCTCGCGGGAGCGGATTCTGGCGGCCATCGATCACAGGGAGCCGGACCGGCTCCCTATTGATTGCGGGGCCATGCGATCGACGGGCATCCAGGCTGTGGCCTACGGGCGGCTGAAGGCATATCTGGGCGTCAAGGAAGGCCAGACACGCGTGTTCGACGTCATTCAGCAACTCGCCGAGCCCGAGGATTTCTATCTTGAGCGATTTCGCGTCGACGCGATCAACGCCGGCCGAGATTTCGACCCGAACGGATGGAAGGACTGGGTGCTGCCCGACGGTTCGCCCTGCCAGATTCCCCGGCACATCGACTTTCGACCGGACAACGGGGACTGGGTTGCGGTTGATGCCCAAGGGAAGGAGCTGGCCCGGATGATTGCCGGCAGCACCTACTTCAGCCAGACGCACTATCCTTTCAACCGTGATGATTGGCCGGATTTACTCGACCGGATTGGTGGGTGCATGGGGGAAGTCTGCTGGGGCGCTTTGGCGGAGCCGATTTACGCCGGCGGGCTGAGCGACGACAACCTCGAGCGCATCGCCGCCCATGTCGCCCGCCTGCGGCAGACGACGGACAAGGCGATCATGATCGCCTTCGGCGCCAACCTTTTTGAATGGTCGGCTTATCTTCGCCGCATGGATAACGCGCTGATGGATCTGGCGGCCGAGCTGGACAAGGCCGAGGCGTTGCTCGACAAGCTGGTGGAGACGCATCTGGCGGGCTTGGACCGCCTGTTGCCGGTGCTTGGAGACAATGTTGATCTGATCCAGTTGGGCGACGATCTGGGTATGGAGGCCGGTCCGTTCTTCTCGCCGGAGCTGTTTCGCAAGATCTTCAAGCCGCGGTACAAGGCCATCATCGACCGGGTCCACACGCTTGCCCCCAACATCCGGGTTTTCCTGCACTCGTGCGGTTCGATCTACAAGCTCTTAGGCGATCTGATCGAGGTTGGCGTCCAGGTGATCAACCCGGTTCAGATTTCGGCCCGCGACATGGAGCCCGCCCGACTCAAGAAAGAGTTCGGCAAGGACGTCACGTTCTGGGGCGGCGGATGCGACACGCAGAAGGTCCTGCCGCGCGGCACACCGCAAGAGGTCCGAGACCACGTCCGTCGCAACATTGACCTTCTCGCGCCGGGCGGCGGATTCGTCTTCACCCAGGTGCACAACATTCTCTCCGAGGTCCCGCCGGCCAACATCGTTGCCATGTATGAAGAGGCGACGAAGAGTTGA
- a CDS encoding histone deacetylase — MLADAPTWSPWFRRCPLWSLLVTALMLPMLVAGCAAPESFRRVQQPRNGVPLNGRVCLVYSQRYQIDLGGFESLHSFDINKYARIYLQLVTDGLIRPEDVYVPAEIGREDLLRVHTPEYLARLRQPSALARYLENACVALMLPGLADAAILRPFRYATGGTVLAARLAVRYGVAVNLGGGYHHAEPDRGGGFCIYADMPIAIRVLQSEGLIRRALVVDLDAHQGNGTARCLAGDDHVFTFDMHEEDIYPFPKETNDLDISLTAGMENDEYLRMLSDHLPKVFDRARPDIVFLQAGVDVLAGDRLARLRLTPEGIIERDRLVFDEAARRMVPIVMVLGGGYSPQAWQIQYRSIRGVIAKYGATGLPRPASRPATFAEKMYAR; from the coding sequence ATGCTGGCGGATGCTCCTACTTGGTCGCCTTGGTTTCGCCGATGCCCCCTTTGGTCGTTACTGGTCACCGCGCTCATGCTGCCCATGCTGGTGGCCGGCTGCGCCGCTCCGGAGTCGTTCCGTAGAGTCCAGCAGCCACGGAACGGCGTGCCTTTGAACGGACGCGTGTGCCTGGTCTACTCGCAACGATACCAGATTGACCTCGGTGGCTTCGAGAGCCTCCACTCGTTCGACATCAACAAGTACGCCAGGATCTACCTGCAGCTCGTTACCGACGGGCTGATCCGACCTGAGGACGTCTACGTGCCCGCGGAGATCGGCCGCGAGGATCTCTTGCGCGTCCACACGCCCGAGTACCTGGCCCGGCTTCGGCAACCCTCGGCCCTGGCCCGGTATCTCGAAAATGCCTGCGTGGCGCTGATGCTGCCGGGGCTGGCCGATGCTGCCATCCTGCGCCCCTTCCGATATGCGACGGGCGGCACGGTGCTGGCGGCAAGGCTGGCCGTGCGGTACGGAGTCGCCGTCAACCTCGGCGGCGGCTATCACCACGCCGAGCCCGATCGCGGCGGCGGATTCTGCATCTACGCCGACATGCCCATCGCGATTCGAGTCTTGCAGTCCGAAGGGCTCATCCGCCGCGCCCTCGTGGTCGATCTGGACGCTCATCAGGGCAACGGCACAGCCCGCTGCTTGGCCGGCGACGATCACGTGTTCACGTTCGATATGCACGAAGAGGACATCTACCCGTTCCCGAAAGAGACCAACGATCTCGATATCTCGCTGACGGCCGGGATGGAAAACGATGAGTACCTGAGAATGTTATCCGACCATCTGCCAAAGGTGTTTGATCGCGCCAGGCCCGACATCGTGTTCCTGCAAGCCGGCGTTGACGTCCTGGCAGGCGACCGGCTCGCACGGCTGCGACTGACACCCGAGGGAATCATCGAACGCGACCGGCTGGTGTTCGATGAGGCCGCGCGGCGAATGGTCCCGATCGTCATGGTGCTCGGCGGCGGCTACAGCCCGCAGGCCTGGCAGATCCAATACCGCAGTATCCGAGGCGTGATCGCAAAGTACGGTGCCACCGGCTTGCCCCGACCCGCTTCACGCCCCGCCACGTTCGCGGAAAAGATGTACGCAAGATAG
- a CDS encoding enolase C-terminal domain-like protein — MSQLNRRQFIAGAAGLAGALYAQRSPGTPMKSVKIDRIETIPLTYPTAGRFKFFEGPKGEPLGRQTVVVKITADDGTVGWGQSVPTNKWSYETLETVHTTIERYLTPVLIGLDPFDLTVVHKAMDTIIAPSFSTGQPICKAGIDLALFDLTGKLLKQTAQERWKHKGRDKVLLSWTLNPKTLDDIPRLIEEGKQHGYRNFNVKVAPDPKFDVEMCTMVKKLVPDGFLWADANGGYDEATAVEVLPKLAKAGVAVLEQPLKPNRISGYQRLKKIGGLPILMDEGIVSTGELEEFIKLGMLDGVAMKPARCGGITEAQAQIELCLKKGLMWLGSGLTDPDISLAASLLLYGAYDLRFPAALNGPQFLSGLSILKKPLVPTGDLLPVPTGPGLGVEVDEQKLEEHRMKKL; from the coding sequence GTGTCTCAACTAAACCGTCGCCAATTCATCGCCGGGGCTGCGGGGTTGGCCGGCGCGCTGTATGCACAACGATCACCGGGGACACCGATGAAATCCGTGAAGATCGATCGAATCGAGACCATTCCTTTGACCTACCCGACGGCCGGGCGGTTCAAATTCTTCGAAGGGCCCAAGGGCGAGCCGCTCGGGCGACAGACGGTGGTGGTCAAAATCACCGCCGACGACGGCACCGTCGGTTGGGGACAAAGCGTGCCGACCAACAAATGGAGCTACGAAACGCTTGAAACCGTCCATACCACCATCGAGCGGTACCTGACCCCCGTGCTGATCGGGCTGGACCCGTTCGACCTGACGGTCGTCCACAAGGCTATGGACACCATCATCGCTCCGTCGTTTTCCACCGGCCAGCCGATCTGCAAGGCGGGAATCGACCTGGCGCTCTTCGACCTGACGGGCAAGCTGCTCAAGCAGACGGCGCAGGAGCGATGGAAACACAAGGGCCGCGATAAGGTGTTGCTCAGTTGGACGCTCAACCCCAAGACTCTTGATGATATCCCCCGGTTGATCGAGGAGGGCAAGCAGCACGGCTACCGCAATTTCAACGTGAAGGTCGCCCCCGATCCGAAATTCGACGTCGAGATGTGTACCATGGTCAAGAAACTCGTGCCCGACGGTTTTCTGTGGGCCGATGCCAACGGCGGGTACGACGAGGCCACGGCCGTCGAGGTATTGCCCAAACTGGCCAAGGCCGGTGTGGCGGTCCTGGAGCAGCCCCTCAAGCCCAACCGGATCTCGGGCTACCAGCGGCTCAAGAAGATCGGCGGGCTGCCCATCCTGATGGATGAGGGGATCGTAAGCACCGGCGAACTGGAGGAGTTCATCAAGCTGGGCATGCTCGATGGTGTGGCGATGAAGCCGGCCCGCTGCGGGGGCATCACCGAGGCCCAGGCCCAGATTGAGCTTTGCCTCAAGAAAGGACTGATGTGGCTGGGCAGCGGCCTGACCGACCCGGACATCTCGCTCGCGGCCAGCCTGCTGCTCTACGGGGCATACGATCTGCGTTTCCCGGCCGCCCTCAACGGCCCCCAGTTCCTGAGCGGTCTGAGCATCCTGAAAAAGCCCCTGGTCCCAACCGGCGACCTGCTGCCCGTCCCCACCGGCCCCGGTCTGGGCGTGGAAGTTGACGAGCAGAAGCTGGAAGAGCATCGGATGAAGAAGCTCTGA
- a CDS encoding zinc-dependent alcohol dehydrogenase family protein gives MKAMVLEHNAPIESAPLRLIDTPTPSPQAGEVRIKVRCCAICRTDLHVIEGELPPRKQPIIPGHQIVGVVDALGPRCGRLKIGQRVGAAWLRHTCGQCDFCRTGHENLCGSQLFTGYHADGGYAEYAVVPEAFAYEIPEVFENVQAAPLLCAGIIGYRALQRSAVPNGGTLALYGFGSSAHVVIQIARHRGCRVCVATRGESHRELAREMGAEWVGEDPREMPVKADSAIIFAPAGELVPPALAALKKGGTLALAGIYMTDVPTMQYEEHLFYEKNVCSVTANTREDGRALLAEAARIPIRPHTTTYPLEEANRALQHLKADRIDGSGVLVIG, from the coding sequence ATGAAGGCCATGGTGCTCGAACACAATGCGCCGATCGAATCCGCACCTCTGCGCCTGATCGATACGCCGACCCCGTCGCCTCAGGCCGGCGAGGTCCGCATCAAAGTGCGTTGCTGTGCCATCTGCAGGACGGACCTGCACGTGATCGAGGGAGAGCTGCCGCCGCGAAAGCAGCCAATCATTCCGGGCCACCAGATTGTCGGCGTCGTGGACGCTCTGGGCCCCCGGTGCGGGCGCCTCAAGATCGGGCAACGAGTCGGCGCAGCCTGGTTGCGGCACACCTGCGGGCAATGCGACTTCTGCCGAACAGGTCATGAGAACCTCTGCGGGTCGCAGCTTTTCACCGGCTATCACGCCGACGGCGGCTATGCCGAGTATGCGGTCGTTCCCGAAGCGTTCGCCTATGAGATTCCCGAAGTCTTCGAGAACGTTCAGGCCGCCCCGCTCTTATGTGCGGGGATCATCGGCTACCGGGCGTTGCAGCGGTCGGCCGTGCCGAATGGCGGCACGCTCGCCTTGTACGGATTCGGTTCGTCGGCTCACGTGGTCATCCAGATCGCTCGTCATCGCGGCTGCCGCGTGTGCGTGGCGACCCGCGGTGAGAGCCATCGCGAACTGGCCCGGGAAATGGGAGCTGAGTGGGTCGGCGAGGATCCGCGCGAGATGCCGGTCAAGGCCGACAGCGCGATCATCTTTGCTCCGGCCGGCGAGTTGGTGCCCCCGGCGCTGGCCGCACTCAAGAAGGGCGGAACGCTGGCGCTGGCAGGCATCTATATGACCGATGTGCCCACCATGCAGTACGAGGAGCACCTGTTTTACGAGAAAAACGTCTGCTCGGTGACCGCCAACACCCGCGAAGACGGCCGGGCGCTATTGGCCGAGGCCGCAAGGATCCCGATTCGCCCGCACACTACGACTTACCCTCTTGAGGAGGCCAACCGCGCTCTGCAGCACCTCAAGGCCGACCGCATCGACGGCTCAGGGGTACTGGTGATCGGCTGA
- a CDS encoding amino acid-binding protein, whose product MKLKISHEEVWVTGITDRPGGLATKLADLARAGANLEFVIARRESSIPGTGVVFVTPLKGAKQINAAKAAGFAKSKSLHSLRITCANKKGLGATLTRALAKEGINLRGFSGAAIAKQCVFHLAFDKAADARKAAAVLRKMA is encoded by the coding sequence ATGAAACTGAAGATCTCTCATGAGGAGGTATGGGTCACGGGCATAACGGACCGGCCCGGCGGCCTGGCCACCAAGCTGGCGGACCTGGCCCGGGCGGGTGCGAATCTGGAATTCGTCATCGCCCGGCGAGAGTCGAGTATCCCCGGCACCGGTGTCGTCTTTGTGACCCCGCTCAAGGGCGCCAAGCAGATCAACGCCGCCAAGGCGGCCGGCTTCGCCAAGAGTAAGAGCTTGCATTCGTTGCGCATTACCTGTGCGAACAAGAAAGGGCTCGGAGCGACGCTCACCAGGGCGCTTGCCAAAGAAGGAATCAATCTGCGGGGCTTCTCGGGCGCCGCCATCGCCAAGCAGTGCGTTTTTCACTTGGCTTTCGACAAGGCCGCTGACGCTCGAAAAGCAGCGGCAGTTCTCAGAAAAATGGCCTGA
- the amrB gene encoding AmmeMemoRadiSam system protein B, whose translation MKSEVGLVAGSVVIWAMLAGGTHMANAQDSKTVASREPVCAGTWYPGDAGTLNSLVDKLMDEAKPPAINGKPLAIIAPHAGYRYSAPVAAAAYRCLRGQSYKRVFVMAFSHRRASAYRGVHVPDDLGAYDMPAGAVPLDRETIALLKQNRAFVSIAGIDRDEHSLELQLPFLQRTIKDFKLVPLYVGQMTPEFFALAARAIVQCLDGDTLLVASSDFTHFGPNYGYEPFKDDVPKKLAELADKAAGPLLACDFDGFAEHMKKTDDTICGYGPIMLLLRVLSMKGGAQATRAAFDTSGRMTNDYTSSVTYQSFVFTPRPPLFEEPLRRQLLKLARETITAYLSGREPPKVDPTTLPAPLRENGACFVTLQNRGELRGCIGNTEAIDPLYTAVIRNAINACQDPRFTLDPVTAAEVPKLHIEISRLTPMKRVRDTSEVIIGRHGLLISLHGRRGLLLPQVAYERGWTREQFLGEVCRKAGLPMDSWKQPEAELYSFEAEVFGEPETAGQAGQTTAPKPE comes from the coding sequence ATGAAGTCTGAAGTGGGTCTGGTTGCAGGTTCAGTTGTGATCTGGGCCATGTTGGCAGGAGGCACGCACATGGCAAATGCCCAAGACAGCAAGACAGTCGCTAGTCGGGAGCCGGTTTGCGCGGGGACATGGTATCCGGGGGATGCCGGCACCCTGAACAGCCTGGTCGACAAGCTGATGGATGAAGCCAAGCCGCCGGCCATCAACGGCAAGCCGCTAGCGATCATTGCCCCGCACGCCGGGTATCGATACAGCGCTCCGGTTGCGGCGGCGGCATACCGTTGCCTTCGAGGGCAATCCTATAAGCGGGTCTTTGTCATGGCCTTCAGCCACAGGAGGGCATCCGCGTACCGCGGCGTTCATGTCCCCGATGACCTGGGCGCTTACGACATGCCCGCCGGCGCGGTGCCCCTCGATCGGGAGACCATCGCGCTGCTCAAGCAGAACCGTGCATTCGTGTCGATCGCCGGTATAGACCGCGACGAGCATTCTCTGGAGCTACAATTGCCTTTCCTGCAGCGCACGATCAAGGATTTCAAGCTGGTTCCGCTGTATGTCGGCCAGATGACGCCTGAGTTTTTCGCTCTGGCGGCACGGGCAATCGTACAGTGCCTTGACGGCGATACCCTGCTGGTAGCCAGCAGCGACTTTACCCACTTCGGTCCGAACTACGGTTACGAGCCTTTCAAGGATGACGTGCCCAAGAAGCTGGCCGAACTGGCCGACAAGGCGGCCGGACCGTTGCTAGCCTGCGACTTCGACGGCTTCGCCGAGCACATGAAGAAGACGGACGACACCATCTGCGGTTACGGGCCGATCATGCTGCTGTTGCGGGTTCTTTCGATGAAGGGCGGGGCCCAGGCGACGCGTGCGGCGTTCGACACCTCAGGCCGCATGACCAATGACTATACCAGCAGCGTGACATACCAGTCGTTTGTTTTTACGCCGAGGCCGCCGCTCTTCGAGGAGCCTCTTCGGCGGCAGTTGCTCAAGCTGGCTCGCGAGACGATCACCGCCTATCTGAGCGGCCGGGAGCCGCCCAAGGTGGATCCGACGACGCTGCCGGCACCGCTGCGCGAGAACGGGGCATGTTTCGTGACCCTTCAAAACCGGGGCGAACTGCGTGGTTGCATCGGCAACACGGAGGCGATCGATCCGCTCTATACCGCCGTGATCCGCAACGCCATCAATGCCTGTCAGGATCCGCGGTTCACTCTTGACCCGGTCACGGCGGCCGAGGTCCCCAAACTGCACATCGAAATCAGTCGCCTGACGCCGATGAAGCGGGTCCGGGACACCAGCGAGGTCATCATCGGCCGCCACGGCCTGCTGATTTCGCTGCACGGGCGGCGCGGGTTGCTGCTGCCGCAGGTGGCTTACGAACGAGGTTGGACGCGAGAGCAGTTTCTGGGCGAAGTCTGCCGCAAAGCCGGCTTGCCGATGGACTCATGGAAGCAGCCTGAGGCGGAGTTGTACTCATTCGAGGCAGAAGTGTTCGGGGAACCTGAGACGGCGGGACAAGCCGGGCAAACCACCGCCCCAAAACCGGAGTAG